One window of Psychrobacillus sp. FSL H8-0483 genomic DNA carries:
- the pstB gene encoding phosphate ABC transporter ATP-binding protein PstB: protein MVQSLEKGSILQNESSSIVYNTQQLNLWYGNHHALKNIDLQIKENEVTAIIGPSGCGKSTYIKTLNRMVELVPTVKTSGQILYRERNIFDADYGVEELRTKVGMVFQKPNPFPKSIYDNIAYGPRIHGIKNKKILDEIVEKSLRGAAIWDEVKDRLNTNAYSLSGGQQQRICIARCLAIEPDVILMDEPTSALDPISTLKVEELIQELKQDYSIIIVTHNMQQAARISDKTAFFLNGEVVEFDDTDVIFSTPEDKRTEDYISGRFG from the coding sequence ATGGTACAATCGTTAGAAAAAGGATCAATTTTACAAAATGAATCATCAAGTATCGTATACAATACACAACAATTGAATTTATGGTATGGAAATCATCATGCCCTTAAAAATATTGACTTGCAAATAAAAGAAAATGAAGTAACGGCAATTATTGGGCCATCTGGTTGCGGTAAATCCACTTATATAAAGACATTAAATCGAATGGTGGAACTAGTGCCTACAGTGAAAACTTCTGGGCAAATCTTATATCGGGAACGCAATATTTTCGATGCAGATTATGGTGTAGAAGAGCTACGTACAAAAGTTGGAATGGTATTCCAAAAACCGAATCCATTTCCAAAATCAATTTACGACAACATTGCCTATGGACCAAGAATTCATGGCATTAAAAATAAAAAAATTCTGGATGAAATTGTAGAGAAAAGCTTACGTGGAGCGGCTATTTGGGATGAAGTAAAAGATCGCTTAAATACAAATGCCTATAGCCTTTCTGGTGGGCAACAACAACGTATTTGTATTGCTCGTTGTCTAGCTATTGAACCGGATGTTATCTTAATGGATGAGCCTACATCGGCGCTTGATCCGATTTCTACATTGAAAGTAGAAGAATTGATCCAAGAATTGAAACAAGATTACTCGATTATTATTGTGACGCATAATATGCAACAGGCTGCTCGTATTTCAGATAAAACTGCATTTTTCTTAAATGGTGAAGTAGTTGAATTTGATGATACGGATGTAATTTTTTCTACTCCTGAAGATAAGCGTACAGAGGATTATATTTCAGGGCGTTTCGGATAA
- a CDS encoding PstS family phosphate ABC transporter substrate-binding protein, protein MKNWKYLLMTTMVGSALTLGACGNDTTQEPTDEETASETASETTSGDTQEEAVLEGQVAGDGSSTVAPIMEAIVEEYAGVQDKVQVTVGVSGTGGGFEKFIAGETDFSNASRPIKDEEKEALAAAGTDFTEFKVAYDGLSLVVNKDNDWVDSLTVEDLQKMWIEDGTTKKWSDINPEWPAEEIVFYSPGTDSGTYDYFDEVVLDEADLVKSATLSEDDNVLVQGVQGDKNAIAFFGYAYYLANKDTLKIVKVDGVEPTNETIESGEYSPLSRPLFVYAKNSAIKENPAFYDFMKYTIENAGAMSEAVGYVKLPDADYEKGLADLEALK, encoded by the coding sequence ATGAAGAACTGGAAGTACTTATTAATGACAACAATGGTAGGATCAGCATTAACACTTGGAGCTTGTGGAAATGATACAACCCAAGAACCTACTGATGAAGAGACTGCATCTGAAACTGCATCAGAAACAACTTCTGGTGATACACAAGAAGAGGCAGTACTTGAAGGACAGGTAGCTGGTGATGGTTCAAGTACAGTAGCTCCAATTATGGAAGCGATTGTTGAAGAATATGCTGGAGTACAAGATAAAGTTCAAGTAACTGTAGGTGTATCTGGAACAGGTGGCGGTTTCGAAAAGTTCATCGCTGGAGAAACTGATTTCTCTAACGCTTCTCGTCCGATCAAAGACGAAGAAAAAGAAGCGCTTGCAGCAGCAGGTACTGATTTCACTGAATTCAAAGTTGCATATGACGGTTTATCATTAGTAGTAAATAAAGACAATGATTGGGTAGATTCTTTAACGGTGGAAGATTTACAAAAAATGTGGATTGAAGACGGTACAACGAAAAAATGGTCTGATATTAACCCAGAATGGCCAGCTGAAGAAATCGTATTCTACTCACCAGGTACAGATTCAGGTACGTATGATTACTTCGATGAAGTAGTACTTGATGAAGCTGACTTAGTAAAATCTGCTACACTTTCTGAAGACGATAACGTATTAGTACAAGGTGTACAAGGCGATAAAAATGCAATTGCTTTCTTTGGATATGCTTACTACTTAGCTAACAAAGATACATTGAAAATTGTTAAAGTTGATGGTGTAGAACCAACAAACGAAACAATTGAATCTGGAGAATATTCACCACTTTCTCGTCCACTATTCGTTTATGCGAAAAATAGTGCTATTAAAGAAAATCCTGCATTTTATGATTTCATGAAATATACAATTGAAAATGCTGGAGCAATGTCAGAAGCAGTTGGATATGTAAAACTTCCAGATGCTGATTACGAAAAAGGTTTAGCTGATTTAGAAGCTTTAAAATAA
- the pstA gene encoding phosphate ABC transporter permease PstA yields the protein MKYVNHKSVIKRMNNRLIINRVFKTIFFIATLFALVTLGILFYRIITQGVGYLTPEFFQNFGSRFPAKAGIKAALVGSIWLMCVVAPISLILGVGSAIYLEEYAKKNKLNDFIRMNISNLAGVPSVVFGLLGLTIFVRTLALGNSILAAGLTMSLLILPVIIVGAQEAIRSVPHDVREASYGMGATKWQTITKVVLPSAIPGILTGAILALSRAVGETAPLVVIGVPVIIQFLPENVLSQFTALPMQIYDWAKRPQLEFQYVASAGILVLMMFLLVMNSIAIFIRNKFQKRY from the coding sequence ATGAAATATGTAAATCACAAATCAGTCATTAAAAGAATGAATAATCGACTTATTATAAATCGCGTTTTTAAAACAATCTTCTTTATAGCAACATTATTTGCTTTAGTTACACTTGGTATTCTATTTTATCGAATTATCACACAGGGCGTTGGCTATTTGACACCTGAATTCTTTCAAAATTTTGGCTCTCGCTTTCCTGCCAAAGCAGGGATAAAGGCAGCTTTAGTTGGTTCCATTTGGTTAATGTGCGTTGTGGCACCTATTTCCTTAATATTAGGAGTTGGTTCAGCTATCTATTTGGAAGAGTATGCTAAGAAAAATAAACTAAATGATTTTATTCGGATGAATATTTCAAATCTTGCAGGTGTTCCTTCTGTTGTATTCGGGTTACTTGGTTTGACTATCTTTGTTCGTACTTTAGCGCTAGGGAATAGTATTTTAGCTGCTGGATTGACGATGAGTTTGTTAATATTACCTGTCATTATCGTTGGAGCTCAGGAAGCAATTCGTTCAGTTCCTCATGATGTTCGAGAAGCATCGTATGGGATGGGTGCAACGAAATGGCAAACCATTACAAAGGTTGTTTTACCTTCAGCTATTCCTGGTATTCTTACAGGTGCAATTTTAGCACTATCTCGAGCAGTTGGTGAAACAGCTCCATTAGTAGTAATTGGAGTACCTGTTATTATTCAGTTTTTACCAGAGAATGTATTGAGCCAGTTTACAGCATTACCTATGCAAATTTATGATTGGGCAAAACGACCACAACTAGAATTCCAATACGTTGCTTCTGCAGGGATTCTTGTTCTCATGATGTTCTTGCTGGTCATGAACTCAATCGCAATATTTATTCGAAACAAATTCCAAAAAAGATACTAA
- the phoU gene encoding phosphate signaling complex protein PhoU produces MVGREKFDADLKKVQQLLLELSNAAIQTLNDSMDHLLANNIEGALTVINNDVHINRMEEEVNDRVILLIAKQQPVARDLRRLMVLVKIAADMERIGDYAVNIAKETIRIGKDEHIAPIHLLDEMRIKTIAMLKQTLDAFINEDMEEAKNIAKQDDEIDEMYGHAIKTLLAVGIEQPTQMGQITQLSFVCRYLERSADHATNMAERLLYLLKGKHYELNN; encoded by the coding sequence ATGGTGGGAAGAGAGAAGTTCGATGCAGATTTAAAAAAAGTACAGCAATTACTACTAGAACTAAGTAATGCTGCTATTCAAACATTAAATGATTCTATGGATCACTTACTAGCAAACAATATTGAAGGTGCACTTACAGTAATTAATAACGATGTTCATATTAATCGGATGGAAGAAGAGGTTAATGATCGTGTTATTTTACTAATTGCTAAGCAACAACCGGTTGCTAGAGATTTAAGAAGATTAATGGTGCTTGTAAAAATTGCTGCTGATATGGAACGTATTGGTGATTATGCTGTAAATATAGCAAAAGAAACAATACGTATTGGTAAGGATGAGCATATCGCACCAATTCACTTATTAGATGAAATGCGTATCAAGACTATTGCGATGTTAAAACAAACCTTAGACGCGTTTATTAATGAAGATATGGAAGAAGCGAAGAATATTGCGAAGCAAGATGATGAAATAGATGAAATGTATGGTCATGCTATCAAAACACTTCTTGCAGTTGGAATTGAACAACCAACCCAGATGGGCCAAATCACTCAACTATCTTTTGTTTGCCGCTACCTAGAAAGATCTGCAGATCATGCGACAAATATGGCAGAACGATTATTATACTTGTTAAAAGGGAAGCATTACGAATTAAATAATTAA
- the rpmG gene encoding 50S ribosomal protein L33 — protein sequence MRVNITLACTDCGERNYISKKNKRNNPERLELKKYCSREKKSTLHRETK from the coding sequence ATGCGCGTTAATATTACATTAGCTTGTACAGATTGCGGAGAGCGCAACTATATTTCTAAGAAAAACAAGCGTAACAATCCAGAACGTCTTGAACTTAAAAAATATTGCTCACGTGAAAAGAAATCGACTCTTCATAGAGAAACTAAATAA
- a CDS encoding 5-formyltetrahydrofolate cyclo-ligase — translation MTKKEERDKMKAHLSSLKEELYRTYSKEIEQNFLMEETVVNASIIGITISSFPEVNTEGIIQSLWKQGKTVVVPKCTPKDRSMTFYKIESYKQLETVYMQLLEPNPNVTSAVAPSEIDLLVVPGIVYSKTGFRIGYGGGYFDRFLANFNGNTISLAFDFQVVEVVEHEIFDLPIDKIITNNAIIPCKGNRDKDE, via the coding sequence ATGACGAAAAAAGAAGAAAGAGATAAGATGAAAGCCCACTTGTCTTCATTAAAGGAAGAATTATATAGAACATACTCAAAAGAAATCGAACAAAATTTTTTAATGGAAGAAACCGTTGTGAATGCTTCTATAATTGGCATTACAATTTCTTCATTTCCAGAAGTTAATACAGAAGGAATTATTCAAAGTCTTTGGAAACAGGGAAAGACCGTAGTTGTCCCAAAATGCACACCTAAAGACCGTTCTATGACGTTTTATAAAATAGAAAGCTACAAACAGTTAGAAACAGTTTATATGCAGTTATTAGAGCCTAATCCTAATGTAACGAGTGCTGTTGCTCCGAGCGAAATTGACTTGCTTGTCGTCCCTGGGATTGTATACAGTAAAACGGGATTTCGCATAGGTTATGGTGGAGGGTACTTTGATCGTTTTTTAGCAAATTTTAATGGCAATACCATCTCTCTAGCGTTTGACTTTCAAGTAGTAGAAGTAGTTGAACATGAAATATTTGATTTGCCTATTGATAAAATAATTACAAATAATGCAATCATTCCATGTAAAGGGAATCGCGACAAGGATGAGTAA
- a CDS encoding YqgQ family protein, translating to MNSVYDVMQLLKRFGIFVYTKDRIADLEMMEDEIRELYRMQMIEVKDFQLAILLLRQEQSKLKK from the coding sequence TTGAATTCAGTATATGATGTTATGCAGCTGTTAAAACGTTTCGGAATTTTTGTTTATACGAAAGATCGAATTGCTGATTTAGAAATGATGGAAGATGAGATAAGAGAACTGTATCGGATGCAGATGATAGAAGTAAAAGATTTTCAATTGGCCATTTTACTATTAAGGCAAGAGCAAAGTAAACTGAAGAAATAA
- the pstC gene encoding phosphate ABC transporter permease subunit PstC, with protein sequence MAQKKLTGQPSVQELIARSNSKKQKKIIEKIIPIILLLIASVSVLTTFGIVFTLIVETGIFFSRVPVTDFLFGTEWFPFGNTEQLFGILPLIAGTLKVTFIAAIVAVPFGIGSAVFLSEYASDKSRRIIKPILEVLAGIPTIVYGFFALTFVTPLLQQFIPDLKIFNALSPGIVVGIMILPMIASLSEDAMSSVPNSIREGALAIGSTKLEVALKVVLPAALSGIIASVVLAMSRAIGETMIVSLAGGSTPKFDFSVTDSIQTMTAYIVQVSSGDAGYGTTIYYSIYSVGFTLFLFTLLMNYIAHVISKKYREEY encoded by the coding sequence ATGGCTCAGAAGAAATTAACTGGTCAACCATCAGTTCAAGAGCTAATTGCTAGATCAAATAGCAAAAAACAGAAAAAAATTATAGAGAAAATCATTCCGATTATTCTATTACTTATTGCATCTGTTTCCGTTTTGACGACTTTTGGAATCGTTTTTACTTTAATCGTGGAGACAGGAATATTTTTCTCAAGAGTTCCAGTAACTGATTTTCTATTTGGAACAGAATGGTTTCCTTTTGGAAATACGGAACAATTATTTGGCATTCTACCTTTAATAGCTGGAACATTAAAAGTAACATTCATAGCAGCTATTGTTGCAGTTCCATTTGGAATTGGTTCTGCCGTATTTTTAAGTGAATACGCAAGTGATAAATCACGAAGAATTATTAAGCCTATCTTAGAGGTATTAGCTGGAATTCCAACGATTGTTTATGGGTTCTTCGCTTTAACGTTTGTAACACCACTTTTACAACAATTTATTCCAGACTTAAAGATCTTTAATGCATTAAGTCCAGGGATTGTTGTAGGAATTATGATTTTACCAATGATTGCATCATTATCAGAAGATGCGATGTCATCCGTGCCAAACTCGATTCGTGAAGGTGCACTTGCAATAGGATCTACAAAATTAGAAGTAGCGCTAAAAGTAGTATTACCTGCAGCTTTATCTGGGATTATTGCTTCCGTTGTACTTGCTATGTCTCGAGCAATTGGTGAAACAATGATCGTTTCGTTAGCGGGTGGATCAACGCCAAAATTCGATTTCAGTGTGACAGATTCCATTCAAACAATGACTGCATATATCGTTCAAGTATCATCAGGTGATGCAGGATATGGAACAACGATTTATTATTCAATATACTCAGTAGGTTTTACATTATTCTTGTTTACACTATTGATGAACTATATTGCTCACGTTATTTCGAAAAAATACCGGGAGGAATATTAA